From a region of the Pectobacterium aquaticum genome:
- the kdpA gene encoding potassium-transporting ATPase subunit KdpA, producing MAADAFLLIFGLLLTVLIVAQLLGSGLARLIEGETGALLQKFETGTARLFAFDTSEMRWQQYAAAILTLNLIGIVVLFVLLMAQGALPLNPENMPGLSWHLALNTAISFVTNTNWQAYSGENTLSYLSQMVGLTVQNFLSSASGIAVAFALIRAFSRRCVDTLGNAWLDLFRITLYVLLPLSLLLALFFVSQGVLQNLLPYQHLTTLDGAAQTLPMGPVASQEAIKLLGTNGGGFFGANSAHPFENPTALSNIVQMLAILLIPTALCFAFGKAVSDKRQGHALLWAMALIFIVAAAVVMKMEVNGNPHLLALGADSAANLEGKETRFGVLTSSLYAVVTTATSTGAVNAMHDSFTALGGMVPMWLMQIGEVVFGGAGSGLYGMLLFVLLTVFIAGLMIGRSPEYLGKKIEVYEMKMTALAILIPPALVLLGTALALSTEAGRSGILNPGAHGFSEVLYAVSSASNNNGSAFAGLSVNTPFYNVLLAVAMLLGRFAVMVPVLAIAGSLVVKKRQPESKGSLSTRSPLFIGMLIAIVLLIGALTFIPALALGPVAEHLQFGLTH from the coding sequence ATGGCCGCTGACGCTTTTTTACTGATCTTTGGTCTGCTGCTCACGGTACTGATCGTAGCCCAACTGCTGGGCAGCGGACTGGCCCGTCTGATTGAGGGTGAAACGGGTGCGCTCCTGCAAAAGTTTGAAACGGGAACGGCGCGCCTTTTCGCTTTCGATACGTCGGAGATGCGCTGGCAACAGTATGCGGCGGCTATTCTGACGCTCAACCTGATCGGCATTGTCGTGCTGTTTGTGCTGTTAATGGCACAGGGGGCTCTGCCGCTTAACCCAGAAAATATGCCAGGGCTGTCGTGGCATTTGGCATTAAATACGGCAATCAGCTTTGTGACCAACACCAACTGGCAGGCTTACAGCGGCGAAAACACGCTCAGCTACCTGAGCCAGATGGTTGGTCTAACGGTACAAAATTTTCTGTCCTCCGCCAGCGGTATCGCCGTCGCTTTCGCGTTAATCCGCGCATTTTCCCGTCGCTGCGTCGACACGCTGGGCAACGCGTGGCTCGATCTGTTTCGCATCACGCTGTATGTGCTGCTGCCACTGTCTCTGCTGTTAGCGCTGTTCTTTGTCAGTCAGGGCGTATTGCAGAACCTGCTGCCCTACCAGCATCTGACTACGCTGGACGGCGCAGCTCAAACCCTGCCGATGGGGCCCGTCGCCTCACAGGAAGCCATTAAACTGCTGGGCACCAACGGCGGCGGTTTCTTTGGCGCCAACTCAGCACACCCGTTTGAAAACCCGACCGCGCTGAGCAACATCGTGCAAATGCTGGCGATCCTGTTGATCCCTACTGCGCTGTGCTTCGCCTTTGGCAAAGCCGTCAGCGATAAGCGGCAAGGCCACGCGCTGCTGTGGGCGATGGCGCTAATCTTTATCGTCGCCGCTGCCGTGGTGATGAAAATGGAGGTCAACGGTAACCCACATCTGCTGGCCTTAGGCGCGGACAGCGCCGCGAATTTGGAAGGCAAAGAGACGCGTTTTGGCGTCCTGACTTCCAGTCTGTATGCCGTTGTCACCACGGCCACCTCAACGGGCGCGGTGAACGCGATGCATGACTCCTTCACCGCCCTCGGCGGCATGGTTCCCATGTGGCTGATGCAAATTGGCGAAGTGGTGTTCGGCGGTGCCGGTTCTGGCCTGTACGGCATGCTGCTGTTCGTGCTTCTGACCGTCTTTATTGCCGGCCTGATGATTGGTCGCTCGCCGGAATATCTGGGCAAAAAGATCGAAGTCTATGAGATGAAGATGACGGCACTGGCGATTCTGATTCCACCCGCACTGGTGTTACTCGGCACGGCGCTGGCGCTGAGCACGGAAGCCGGACGCAGCGGCATTCTGAACCCCGGCGCACACGGTTTTAGCGAAGTGCTCTATGCCGTGTCCTCCGCCTCGAACAACAACGGCAGCGCGTTTGCCGGCCTGAGCGTCAATACGCCGTTTTATAACGTCCTGCTCGCTGTCGCCATGCTGCTGGGCCGCTTTGCCGTCATGGTGCCCGTGCTGGCTATCGCCGGTTCATTGGTCGTGAAAAAACGCCAGCCGGAAAGCAAAGGCTCACTGTCGACGCGCAGTCCGCTGTTTATCGGCATGCTCATCGCCATCGTTCTGCTGATTGGTGCGCTGACATTTATCCCTGCACTGGCGTTAGGGCCAGTCGCTGAACATTTACAGTTCGGCCTGACTCACTAA
- the kdpF gene encoding K(+)-transporting ATPase subunit F — protein sequence MTLSIVLGGLLVLLLLVYLVYALLKAEEF from the coding sequence GTGACGCTTAGCATCGTCTTAGGCGGCCTGCTCGTGCTGCTGTTACTGGTCTATCTGGTTTATGCCTTGTTGAAGGCGGAGGAATTCTGA
- the kdpD gene encoding two-component system sensor histidine kinase KdpD, which produces MIDGEDRRPDPDSLLAQVGAPPRGKLKIFFGACAGVGKTYAMLQEAQRLRAQGLDILVGVVETHGRSETAALLEGLPLLPLRHFRHHGRHTVEFDLDAALARCPALILIDELAHSNVNGSRHPKRWQDVQELLNAGIDVFTTVNVQHLESLNDVVGGVTGIRVRETVPDPIFDQASEVILVDLPPDDLRQRLNEGKVYLPLQAERAIENFFRKGNLIALRELALRRMADRVDDQMRAMRAGKGREQVWHTRDAILLCIGHGTGNEKLVRTAARLAARLGSAWHAVYVETPRLHRLPEPQRRAILRALKLAQDLGAETVTLSEPDEELAVLRYAREHNLGKIVIGRHVEQRFGWWWRTRFAERLGRLGPDLDLVVVAVQDDVPATPIKTPDTRGLVEKWRMQLFGCGLATLLCAFITLLASWSPFAMLEPVNLVMIYLLAVVIVAHVFGRWPSVFAAIINVASFDLFFVLPHGTFAVSDAQYLVTFAVMLSVGLLVGNLTAGVRYQARVARYREQRVRHLYEMSKALNRSLSSTDIVEASQHFLSTTFQARIAILLADSLHHTSPKLAQPTRDSQQLIVDHAVARWSFDHRAPAGAGTSTLPGVSYQILPLATTQQIFGVLAIEPNNARQLMIPEQQRLLETFTVLIANALERLHLMQSTENARLDAEREQLRNSLLAALSHDLRTPLTVLFGQAEILTLNLASVGSPYAQQANQIRQHILNTTRLVNNLLDMARIQSDGFNLRKEWQTPEELIGSALQQLESALAKNTIQVNLPDEMVLVYCDAGLVERVFINLLENALKYAGEQATIVISASIISANWVPESTASQPDTQESALEIIVQDNGLGIEHGQESMIFDKFSRGHKESSIPGVGLGLAICRAIVEIHGGRIWATNAENGGAAFHFTLPLSAPPDLEPEDIEEH; this is translated from the coding sequence ATGATTGACGGTGAAGATCGTCGCCCGGATCCCGATAGCCTGCTGGCTCAGGTCGGTGCGCCACCGCGCGGCAAGCTGAAGATCTTTTTTGGTGCCTGCGCGGGCGTTGGGAAAACCTATGCCATGTTGCAGGAAGCCCAGCGGCTACGGGCGCAGGGATTAGATATTCTTGTCGGCGTGGTCGAAACCCACGGCCGCAGCGAAACCGCCGCGCTGCTGGAGGGTTTACCGCTGCTGCCGCTCAGGCATTTTCGCCATCACGGTCGCCACACGGTTGAATTCGATCTGGATGCGGCACTGGCGCGCTGTCCGGCTCTGATTCTGATCGACGAACTGGCGCACAGTAATGTAAACGGCTCTCGCCACCCAAAACGCTGGCAAGACGTGCAGGAACTGCTCAATGCAGGTATTGATGTCTTTACCACGGTGAATGTTCAGCATCTGGAAAGCCTGAACGATGTGGTCGGCGGCGTCACGGGGATTCGCGTACGGGAAACCGTGCCAGATCCAATCTTCGATCAAGCCAGCGAAGTGATTCTGGTGGACTTGCCGCCGGACGATCTGCGCCAGCGCCTGAATGAGGGCAAAGTGTATCTGCCGCTTCAGGCTGAGCGCGCCATCGAGAACTTTTTCCGTAAAGGCAATTTGATCGCCCTGCGTGAGCTGGCGCTGCGGCGCATGGCGGATCGGGTTGACGATCAAATGCGCGCGATGCGTGCCGGAAAAGGGCGTGAGCAGGTGTGGCATACGCGCGATGCTATTCTGTTATGCATCGGCCACGGCACGGGCAATGAAAAGCTAGTACGTACGGCCGCGCGGCTGGCGGCACGGTTGGGCAGCGCCTGGCACGCCGTTTACGTCGAAACGCCGCGTCTGCACCGTTTGCCCGAACCGCAGCGGCGCGCCATCTTGCGGGCACTCAAGCTGGCACAGGATTTAGGGGCAGAAACCGTTACGCTGTCCGAACCCGACGAAGAGCTTGCCGTCCTACGCTATGCGCGTGAACATAATCTCGGCAAAATCGTCATTGGTCGCCATGTGGAGCAGCGCTTCGGCTGGTGGTGGCGCACCCGCTTTGCCGAACGGCTCGGCAGGCTGGGACCGGACCTCGATCTGGTCGTGGTCGCCGTGCAAGATGACGTGCCAGCCACGCCGATAAAAACACCGGATACCCGCGGATTGGTAGAGAAATGGCGTATGCAGCTGTTTGGCTGTGGGCTCGCCACGCTGCTGTGTGCCTTCATCACCCTGCTCGCCTCGTGGTCGCCATTTGCCATGCTGGAGCCGGTCAATCTGGTGATGATTTATCTGCTAGCCGTGGTGATCGTCGCGCACGTCTTTGGCCGCTGGCCGTCGGTGTTCGCCGCTATCATCAACGTCGCCAGTTTCGACCTCTTCTTTGTCCTGCCGCACGGCACGTTTGCCGTGTCGGATGCGCAATATCTGGTCACGTTTGCCGTGATGCTTAGCGTCGGCTTGCTGGTCGGTAATCTGACCGCTGGCGTACGCTATCAGGCCAGAGTCGCCCGCTATCGCGAGCAGCGCGTCCGCCATCTGTATGAGATGTCCAAGGCGCTAAACCGCAGCCTGTCCAGCACCGATATCGTCGAAGCCAGCCAGCATTTTCTCAGCACGACGTTTCAGGCCAGGATCGCGATTCTGCTCGCCGACAGCCTTCATCATACGTCGCCCAAACTTGCGCAGCCTACACGGGACAGCCAGCAGTTGATTGTCGATCATGCTGTCGCCCGCTGGAGCTTCGATCATCGCGCGCCTGCCGGAGCGGGAACATCCACCCTGCCCGGCGTGTCGTATCAGATCCTGCCGCTCGCCACCACACAGCAAATCTTCGGCGTGTTGGCAATCGAGCCGAATAACGCTCGGCAGTTGATGATCCCCGAGCAGCAGCGCCTGCTGGAAACCTTTACCGTGCTGATTGCTAATGCGCTGGAACGTCTGCACCTGATGCAAAGTACGGAAAATGCCCGGCTGGATGCCGAGCGTGAGCAGTTGCGTAACTCGCTGCTTGCTGCACTTTCCCACGATCTCCGCACACCGCTGACTGTCCTTTTTGGTCAGGCCGAGATTCTGACGTTGAATCTGGCAAGCGTAGGGTCGCCTTATGCTCAGCAAGCCAACCAGATTCGCCAGCACATTTTAAACACCACGCGGCTGGTGAATAATCTTCTCGATATGGCGCGTATTCAGTCGGATGGCTTTAACCTGCGCAAAGAGTGGCAAACGCCGGAGGAGCTTATCGGCAGTGCCCTACAACAGTTGGAAAGCGCACTGGCGAAAAACACCATTCAGGTTAATCTACCTGATGAGATGGTTCTGGTTTATTGTGATGCAGGGCTGGTCGAACGCGTATTCATTAACCTGCTGGAGAATGCGCTGAAGTACGCTGGCGAACAGGCCACCATCGTGATTTCAGCGAGCATTATTTCAGCAAATTGGGTTCCAGAGAGTACAGCCTCACAGCCCGATACGCAGGAAAGCGCGCTGGAAATCATCGTGCAGGACAATGGCCTGGGAATTGAACACGGTCAGGAAAGCATGATTTTTGATAAATTTTCCCGCGGACACAAAGAGTCATCGATTCCCGGCGTGGGACTGGGGCTGGCGATTTGCCGAGCGATTGTGGAAATTCACGGCGGTCGTATCTGGGCAACAAATGCAGAAAACGGCGGCGCGGCTTTCCATTTCACCCTACCGCTGTCGGCACCGCCGGATCTCGAACCAGAAGATATTGAGGAGCACTAA
- the kdpB gene encoding potassium-transporting ATPase subunit KdpB: MTRHTMNHQATQEPTSAQQGEASRQVGKRKQQTLFDRTLIRSALKDALKKLDPRIQWRNPVMFVVYLGSMLTTLVWLTILAGKTEGNAVFTGLVSLWLWFTVLFANMAEALAEGRSKAQANALKGVKKTSWANKLAAPHHDASSESVPADSLRKGDIVLVSAGETIPCDGEVLEGGASVDESAITGESAPVIRESGGDFASVTGGTRVLSDWLVIQCSVNPGETFLDRMIAMVEGAQRRKTPNEIALTILLIELTLIFLLVTATLYPFSWFGVQANNSGDVVGVTVLVALLVCLIPTTIGGLLSAIGVAGMSRMLGANVIATSGRAVEAAGDIDVLLLDKTGTITLGNRQASAFLPAPGVTEQALADAARLASLADETPEGRSIVVLAKQRFNLPEQDLTSLDATFVPFTAQTRMSGVNFGQRTIRKGAVDALRRYIEANNGDFPHLVEEAVSNVARSGGTPLVVAEGKRVLGVVELKDIVKSGIKERFAELRSMGIKTVMITGDNPLTAAAIAAEAGVDDFLAEATPETKLALIRQYQAEGRLVAMTGDGTNDAPALAQADVAVAMNSGTQAAKEAGNMVDLDSNPTKLIEVVHIGKQMLMTRGSLTTFSIANDVAKYFAIIPAAFAATYPQLNALNVMQLHSPTSAMLSAVIFNALIIVFLIPLALKGIRYRPMSAAAQLSRNLWIYGLGGLLVPFLGIKLIDMLLTGLNLA, translated from the coding sequence ATGACTCGTCACACGATGAATCATCAGGCAACACAGGAACCGACCTCAGCCCAACAGGGTGAGGCCTCCCGCCAGGTTGGCAAACGTAAACAGCAAACGCTGTTTGACAGAACGTTAATCCGTTCGGCGCTGAAAGATGCGTTAAAGAAACTCGACCCGCGCATACAGTGGCGCAACCCAGTCATGTTTGTGGTGTATCTCGGCAGTATGCTGACCACCCTCGTCTGGCTGACTATTCTGGCAGGTAAAACAGAAGGGAATGCCGTGTTTACCGGGCTAGTGTCACTCTGGCTGTGGTTTACCGTGCTGTTCGCCAACATGGCCGAAGCACTGGCGGAAGGTCGCAGTAAGGCGCAGGCAAACGCGCTGAAAGGCGTCAAGAAAACCAGTTGGGCTAACAAGCTCGCCGCGCCGCATCACGATGCCAGCTCAGAATCAGTGCCAGCCGACAGCCTGCGCAAGGGCGATATCGTGCTAGTGAGCGCGGGCGAAACCATTCCGTGCGACGGTGAGGTACTGGAGGGCGGCGCGTCCGTCGATGAAAGCGCCATCACCGGAGAATCCGCGCCGGTGATCCGCGAGTCCGGCGGCGATTTCGCCTCCGTCACCGGCGGCACCCGCGTGCTGTCCGACTGGCTGGTGATTCAGTGCAGCGTCAATCCCGGCGAAACCTTTCTCGACCGAATGATTGCCATGGTTGAAGGTGCACAGCGTCGGAAAACGCCGAACGAAATCGCCTTAACCATTCTGCTGATCGAGCTGACACTGATTTTCCTGTTGGTGACTGCCACGCTCTACCCGTTCTCCTGGTTCGGCGTACAGGCGAATAACAGTGGCGATGTCGTCGGTGTGACCGTACTTGTCGCTCTGCTGGTCTGTCTGATCCCGACCACCATCGGTGGCCTGCTGTCAGCGATCGGCGTAGCAGGGATGAGCCGGATGTTGGGGGCTAACGTGATCGCCACCAGCGGCCGTGCTGTTGAAGCGGCAGGCGATATCGACGTTCTGCTGCTGGATAAAACCGGCACCATTACGCTAGGTAACCGTCAGGCTTCCGCTTTCCTGCCCGCGCCGGGCGTGACCGAGCAAGCGCTGGCTGACGCCGCACGCCTCGCCTCTTTAGCCGATGAAACGCCCGAAGGCCGCAGCATCGTGGTGTTGGCAAAGCAGCGCTTTAATCTGCCGGAGCAGGACTTAACGTCGCTAGACGCCACCTTTGTTCCTTTTACGGCCCAGACACGCATGAGTGGCGTGAATTTTGGTCAGCGCACCATTCGTAAAGGTGCCGTCGATGCTCTGCGTCGCTACATTGAAGCGAACAATGGTGACTTCCCGCATCTGGTTGAAGAAGCGGTATCCAACGTCGCACGCAGCGGGGGGACGCCACTGGTCGTTGCAGAAGGCAAGCGCGTGCTTGGTGTAGTGGAACTGAAAGATATCGTGAAAAGCGGCATCAAAGAGCGCTTTGCCGAGCTGCGCAGTATGGGGATCAAAACCGTGATGATCACCGGCGACAACCCGCTCACGGCAGCGGCGATTGCCGCAGAAGCTGGCGTCGATGATTTTCTGGCGGAAGCGACACCCGAAACCAAGCTGGCGCTGATCCGCCAGTATCAAGCCGAAGGTCGACTGGTGGCAATGACCGGTGACGGCACGAACGATGCTCCCGCGCTGGCACAGGCCGATGTGGCGGTGGCCATGAACTCCGGCACGCAGGCAGCAAAGGAAGCGGGCAACATGGTTGATTTGGATTCTAACCCGACCAAGCTGATCGAAGTGGTGCATATCGGCAAACAGATGCTGATGACGCGCGGCTCGCTGACCACGTTCAGTATCGCCAATGACGTGGCGAAATATTTCGCCATTATCCCGGCTGCTTTTGCTGCCACCTATCCTCAGCTCAATGCGCTAAACGTGATGCAACTGCATTCCCCCACCTCGGCCATGCTGTCGGCGGTGATCTTCAATGCGCTGATTATCGTGTTTCTGATCCCACTCGCGCTCAAAGGGATTCGCTATCGCCCCATGAGCGCCGCGGCGCAGTTAAGCCGCAATCTGTGGATTTATGGTCTTGGCGGGCTGCTGGTGCCGTTCCTCGGTATCAAGCTGATTGATATGTTGCTGACTGGGCTGAATTTGGCTTAA
- the kdpC gene encoding potassium-transporting ATPase subunit KdpC, producing the protein MRYLRSSLFLFLLLLLVTGLAYPLLTTVLAQWLFPTQANGSLVYRENTVVGSSLIGQSFSRAGYFQGRPSATSDAPYNALASGGSNLAASNPALDKLIGERADHWHQAIGNQQPVPAELLTASGSGLDPQISPEAARYQALYIAQARGMSLQQVQQLIDRFTETSKPAFIGQTAVNVLLLNLALDKEKPLP; encoded by the coding sequence ATGCGCTATTTACGTTCTTCTTTGTTTTTATTCTTATTATTACTGCTGGTTACCGGTCTGGCCTACCCGCTACTGACAACGGTGCTGGCACAGTGGCTGTTCCCCACACAGGCAAACGGATCGCTGGTTTACCGTGAGAATACCGTCGTCGGTTCATCCCTGATCGGGCAATCGTTCAGTCGGGCGGGCTATTTTCAGGGGCGTCCGTCGGCCACGTCAGATGCCCCGTATAACGCACTGGCGTCCGGCGGTAGCAATCTGGCCGCCAGCAATCCGGCGTTGGATAAACTGATCGGTGAACGCGCCGATCACTGGCATCAGGCGATCGGCAACCAGCAGCCGGTGCCAGCTGAACTGTTGACGGCCTCCGGCAGCGGGCTGGATCCGCAGATTTCCCCAGAGGCAGCACGCTATCAGGCACTCTATATCGCGCAGGCCAGAGGGATGTCACTCCAGCAGGTACAGCAACTGATCGATCGTTTTACTGAGACGAGTAAGCCCGCATTCATTGGGCAGACGGCGGTCAATGTCCTGTTGCTGAATCTGGCGCTGGATAAGGAAAAGCCCCTGCCGTAA
- a CDS encoding YbfA family protein, with the protein MSLYTAYPLHRILLRRAAVIAIGVLALPVMLFRRDRARFYSYLHRVWLKTSDKPVWMAQSEAAACDFY; encoded by the coding sequence ATGTCGCTTTATACTGCTTATCCCTTGCACCGTATTCTCCTGCGTCGCGCCGCCGTGATTGCCATCGGCGTGCTGGCGTTACCGGTGATGCTGTTTCGTCGCGATCGGGCGCGTTTTTACAGCTATTTACACCGCGTCTGGCTGAAAACCAGCGATAAACCCGTCTGGATGGCGCAGTCCGAAGCCGCCGCCTGCGATTTCTATTAA
- a CDS encoding ISL3 family transposase, producing the protein MNANLSSLFWEGFTVDSFSHSSSDALLITLRPEPSFTPQCRRCGRRDCAVHDVSVRQVRERDLLHWRVTLLVPVRRLRCACCGVATERISWLPERQRYTSTLSVWVESLSRLLPVKHVAQLTGLHWHTIKNIDLRRLRRELQEPERHTLRRLIMDEFALFKGHRYATVVVDADTQQVLWVGEGRSRAAFRPFFTWLGPEGCAAIESVAMDMNTALDLEVREQCPQAEVVYDLFHVVAKFGREVIDRVRVDQANQLRDNAKARKVIKRSRWLLLRNAENLPAGHDVKLAELLEANQPLNTVYVMKTALKELWYAPDKEVARHRWDEWYRQSQESDIKALQQFADKLKGYVSGIIASAEHRLNTSVLEGMNNKIKVLKRMAYGYRDNDYFFLKIKAAFPGKAR; encoded by the coding sequence ATGAATGCTAACCTCTCTTCCCTTTTCTGGGAAGGCTTTACCGTTGACTCCTTTTCCCATTCCTCATCTGATGCGCTGCTTATTACGCTTCGCCCAGAACCCAGTTTTACACCCCAGTGCCGCCGGTGTGGCCGAAGAGACTGTGCCGTTCATGATGTCTCTGTACGTCAGGTTCGTGAGCGGGATTTGCTGCACTGGCGCGTCACGCTTCTGGTTCCTGTTCGTCGTCTTCGCTGCGCCTGCTGCGGTGTTGCCACCGAACGTATCTCCTGGTTGCCTGAGAGGCAGCGTTACACCTCTACATTATCAGTCTGGGTTGAGTCTCTTAGCCGTCTACTCCCCGTGAAGCACGTAGCACAGCTGACAGGCCTGCACTGGCACACCATCAAGAATATCGACCTCCGCCGTTTGCGTCGGGAATTGCAGGAGCCAGAGCGACATACACTTCGTCGCCTGATAATGGATGAGTTCGCCCTGTTTAAAGGTCATCGCTATGCCACTGTGGTCGTGGACGCTGATACGCAGCAGGTGCTGTGGGTCGGGGAAGGTCGCAGCCGCGCGGCCTTCCGCCCGTTCTTCACCTGGCTGGGACCGGAAGGCTGCGCGGCTATCGAGTCTGTCGCAATGGACATGAACACGGCGCTGGACCTTGAAGTCAGGGAGCAATGCCCACAGGCGGAAGTGGTCTATGACTTGTTCCACGTGGTGGCGAAGTTCGGTCGCGAGGTCATCGACAGGGTGCGGGTTGACCAGGCGAATCAGCTACGTGACAACGCGAAAGCCCGGAAGGTTATCAAGCGCAGTCGCTGGCTGTTGCTGCGTAACGCTGAAAATCTGCCAGCAGGTCATGATGTAAAGCTGGCAGAGTTGCTGGAGGCAAACCAGCCGCTGAACACCGTGTACGTGATGAAAACTGCGCTGAAAGAGCTGTGGTATGCGCCGGATAAGGAGGTCGCCCGGCATCGCTGGGATGAATGGTACAGGCAGTCTCAGGAGAGCGATATAAAAGCGCTGCAGCAGTTCGCAGATAAGCTCAAGGGCTACGTGAGCGGGATAATCGCCAGTGCTGAACATCGTCTGAATACGAGTGTGCTGGAGGGGATGAATAACAAAATCAAGGTACTAAAGCGAATGGCTTATGGATACCGGGATAACGACTACTTCTTCCTGAAAATTAAAGCAGCGTTCCCCGGTAAAGCGCGATGA
- the kdpE gene encoding two-component system response regulator KdpE — protein sequence MQATILIVEDEKEIRRFVRQALESEGCRVFDAETMQRGLLEAATRKPDLIILDLGLPDGNGIDYIRDLRQWSSLPVIVLSARTDEQDKIDALDAGADDYLTKPFGIGELLARLRVALRRHSNMQQETPLVSFSNITVDLLNRQVNRGGQELHLTPIEFRLLATLLASPGKVLTQRQLLTQVWGPNAVEHSHYLRIYMGHLRQKLESDPARPRHLLTETAIGYRFMP from the coding sequence TTGCAGGCCACTATTCTGATCGTTGAAGATGAAAAAGAGATCCGTCGTTTCGTTCGTCAAGCGCTGGAAAGCGAAGGCTGCCGCGTGTTTGACGCCGAAACGATGCAGCGCGGCTTGCTGGAAGCGGCCACGCGCAAACCCGATCTGATTATTCTCGATTTGGGCCTGCCGGACGGCAACGGTATCGACTACATCCGCGATTTACGTCAGTGGAGCAGCCTGCCCGTGATTGTGCTGTCTGCCCGTACCGACGAACAGGATAAAATCGATGCGCTGGATGCCGGTGCCGATGATTACCTGACAAAACCATTCGGCATCGGCGAGCTGCTGGCACGGCTGCGCGTCGCACTGCGTCGCCACAGCAATATGCAGCAGGAAACGCCGCTGGTGAGCTTCAGTAATATTACTGTCGATTTACTTAATCGACAGGTGAATCGCGGTGGTCAGGAACTGCACCTGACGCCTATCGAGTTTCGCCTGCTAGCAACACTGCTCGCCAGCCCCGGCAAAGTGCTGACGCAACGCCAGCTCCTGACGCAGGTTTGGGGGCCGAACGCCGTCGAGCATAGCCACTATTTGCGCATTTATATGGGGCACCTGCGCCAGAAGCTGGAAAGCGATCCCGCAAGACCGCGTCATCTCTTGACTGAAACCGCTATCGGCTATCGTTTTATGCCGTAA